CTTGTGATCGGGGGATGGGGAGAGGGGGGCAGCGAAACAGCTTTACATGCTTTAGCGGAAGCTGATTTGTTGCTAATTTTGGGAGCCAGCTGGTTCCCTCGCGCTTTTTTGCCCAAGAAACTGTCCGTCATTCAAGTAGATCATCAGCCTGGATCGATACATGCACACCCTTACCTTCAGTCTGTCACGGCTGAATTGGACGATGTCCTGCCGATCTGGATGAGACGTTTGCAATCGCGCAGACAGGACGATACGTGGCAGGAACAAATCAAGCGTTGGCATGGCGAGTTTGGCGAGGAGACAGAGCAAGCTGTCATTCAGCAAGCGAGTGAACAAGTAAAGCCACAAACCTTGATGCATACGCTTGGGGGAGTGGTCAATGAATATGCGATTATCGTCCTGGATACGGGTGAGCACACGATCTGGTTTAATCGTGCGTTCCGTGGGAAAAAACAGACCCCACTCTTTTCTGGAAAGTGGCGAACAATGGGATTCGGGTTGCCTGCGGCTGTGGCTGCAAAGCTAACCTATCCTGAGAAGCAGGTCGTCTGCATTGCCGGGGATGGGGGATTGCAAATGAATCTGGCGGAATTGATGACAGCGGCCCAGCTCCAGCTTCCGATTGTAATTCTCGTGGTGAACAATGGGACATTAGGATTGGAAGAGGTCAAAATGAGTCAGGCGGGCTTGATCCCTTTTGGAGTGAAATTGCATAATCCAGATTTTCAACAATTGGCGAAAGCTTGCGGGATCAGTGGCAAGGTTGTTAAAGAGGTACAAGCTCTGGAGCCTGTATTGCGGGAGGCGCTTGCTGCAGAACAGTTGACACTCATTGACATTCATTGCACATCTCCGACACTAACGGAGAGAAAAAAACAAATTCCCTTCCAAGCCCAAGCATGATTTGTTTATAATGAAAGAAAAGGCAAATGAAACCAGTGGGGGAAGAAAGAAACGGGCGAAGAGGAGGGCGTCCTGATGGCTGACAGACTTGGCGAAATCCGAGTAGCAGATCAGGTGATCGCAATCATTGCTGGCGTTGCTGTAGAAGAAGTGTTGGAAGTCACAGTTCGTTCAAGCGGAATTTATCAAGATTTGGCGAAAAAGCTGAATGGCGGCGCAAAAGGCATTACCGTATCCGTAATAGAAGACAGAGTCACCATTGACATGCGTGTGTCCGTCCGTTATGGGGCGCAGATTCATCACGTCTGTCATGTCCTACAGGAAAAAGTAAAAGAAGCGGTGGAAACATTGACAGGTCTTTATGTGGAAGCCGTGAATGTACGGGTGGAAACAATCGAACTCCTTCGAAATGAGTAAGAAAAAAGGGATACTGGAC
The window above is part of the Brevibacillus brevis NBRC 100599 genome. Proteins encoded here:
- a CDS encoding Asp23/Gls24 family envelope stress response protein yields the protein MADRLGEIRVADQVIAIIAGVAVEEVLEVTVRSSGIYQDLAKKLNGGAKGITVSVIEDRVTIDMRVSVRYGAQIHHVCHVLQEKVKEAVETLTGLYVEAVNVRVETIELLRNE
- a CDS encoding thiamine pyrophosphate-binding protein encodes the protein MQVAQYLTEQLIRWGVKRIYGVAGDGIFAWLDQIAKQSDIQYVACKHESAAAMMASAEAKLTGNPAVCTATMGPGFVNLLNGLADAHTDRVPVIAITGQVETYKLGGAYKQFISQEDMIRPISFYSTTITHPDAIQSVLHKAFVTAMQQKGVTHLAICKDVFTQTTSEAVLAALPRIPHAIYPDRMEIELSSEQVAKAQKPLVLIGIGARKSADLCVKLAEQLGAGVLLSLGAKGTIEETHPLVIGGWGEGGSETALHALAEADLLLILGASWFPRAFLPKKLSVIQVDHQPGSIHAHPYLQSVTAELDDVLPIWMRRLQSRRQDDTWQEQIKRWHGEFGEETEQAVIQQASEQVKPQTLMHTLGGVVNEYAIIVLDTGEHTIWFNRAFRGKKQTPLFSGKWRTMGFGLPAAVAAKLTYPEKQVVCIAGDGGLQMNLAELMTAAQLQLPIVILVVNNGTLGLEEVKMSQAGLIPFGVKLHNPDFQQLAKACGISGKVVKEVQALEPVLREALAAEQLTLIDIHCTSPTLTERKKQIPFQAQA